A genomic window from Cryobacterium sp. SO2 includes:
- a CDS encoding protein phosphatase 2C domain-containing protein: MDGTGGVQMAVNGESAITLGTSVVNVRFGASSDVGRVRKINEDSFLSQSPVFFVADGMGGHAHGDAASQTVIRVFTDHIEENLPSTPERILDAIHSSNDAVRDLSSDDDFGTAISGTTLAGVAIVDAGDNIGYHWMAFNVGDSRIYTWDGRTLSQLSVDHSAVQEMVEAGLIKAADAEKHPSRNVITRAVGADEFVDADVWLLPVAGTHTFLICSDGLTKELSVREIAGLIAARTAPDDLGAVADTLVAAALAKGGRDNVTVVFVESTFA, encoded by the coding sequence ATGGACGGGACTGGTGGGGTACAGATGGCGGTGAACGGCGAGAGTGCGATCACCCTCGGCACTTCGGTCGTGAACGTGCGGTTCGGTGCCAGCAGCGATGTCGGCCGGGTGCGGAAGATCAACGAGGACAGCTTCCTGTCGCAGTCCCCGGTCTTCTTCGTCGCCGATGGCATGGGCGGTCACGCGCACGGCGACGCGGCGAGCCAGACCGTCATCCGCGTCTTCACCGATCACATCGAAGAGAACCTCCCGTCCACGCCGGAGCGGATCCTCGACGCCATTCACTCGTCGAACGACGCCGTTCGCGATCTCAGTTCCGACGATGACTTCGGTACCGCCATCTCCGGAACCACCCTCGCCGGAGTGGCGATCGTCGACGCCGGCGACAATATTGGCTACCACTGGATGGCCTTCAACGTCGGTGATTCGCGGATCTACACCTGGGACGGCCGCACCCTCAGCCAGCTCAGCGTCGACCACTCCGCGGTGCAGGAAATGGTGGAGGCCGGTCTGATCAAGGCCGCCGACGCCGAGAAACACCCGAGCCGTAACGTCATCACCCGCGCCGTCGGTGCCGACGAATTCGTCGACGCCGATGTCTGGCTGCTGCCCGTAGCCGGCACGCACACCTTCCTGATCTGTTCGGACGGCCTCACCAAGGAGCTGTCGGTTCGGGAGATCGCCGGGCTGATTGCCGCGCGCACCGCACCGGACGACCTCGGCGCCGTCGCCGACACTCTCGTCGCCGCCGCACTGGCCAAGGGCGGCCGGGACAATGTCACCGTCGTCTTCGTCGAATCGACGTTCGCCTAG
- a CDS encoding TerC family protein: protein MNLELPIVFEVASLVILTLILVADLLIVYKRPHVPSVREATLWVVFYVGLALVFALLMLIFGGGEHAGQFLAGWLTEYSLSIDNLFVFVIIMARFSVPRKYQQEVLMVGIIIALVLRGIFILLGASLIENFSWIFYIFGAFLLYTAIHQAFAKEGGEDDAENGLVRYLRRHIRISPTFDGSKIRTTIDGRKLFTPMLIVLIAIGTTDLIFALDSIPAIFGITQSPFIVFTANVFALMGLRQLYFLLGGLLERLEYLKYGIAFILFFIGVKLVFHALHTNEVPFLNGGEGFEWAPEIDTWTSLAVIIVSMAVATIASLLKTHRDTRRENAAKSGELTGPTGE, encoded by the coding sequence GTGAATCTTGAGCTGCCCATCGTCTTCGAGGTGGCCTCGCTGGTCATCCTGACGCTGATCCTCGTCGCCGACCTTCTGATCGTCTACAAGCGCCCCCACGTGCCCTCGGTGCGCGAAGCCACGCTGTGGGTCGTGTTCTACGTGGGCCTCGCCCTGGTCTTCGCGCTGCTGATGCTCATCTTCGGCGGCGGCGAGCACGCCGGGCAATTCCTGGCCGGCTGGCTCACCGAGTACAGCCTGTCGATCGACAACCTCTTCGTCTTCGTGATCATCATGGCGAGGTTCTCGGTGCCCCGGAAGTACCAGCAGGAAGTGCTGATGGTGGGCATCATCATCGCCCTTGTGCTGCGCGGCATCTTCATCCTGCTCGGCGCTTCGCTGATCGAGAACTTCAGCTGGATCTTCTACATCTTCGGTGCTTTCCTGCTGTACACGGCCATCCACCAGGCCTTCGCGAAGGAGGGCGGCGAGGACGACGCCGAGAACGGTCTGGTGCGCTACCTGCGCCGCCACATCCGCATCTCGCCCACCTTCGACGGGTCGAAGATCCGCACCACGATCGACGGCCGCAAGCTCTTCACCCCCATGCTGATCGTGCTGATCGCGATCGGCACCACCGACCTGATCTTCGCGCTCGACTCGATCCCGGCCATCTTCGGCATCACCCAGAGCCCGTTCATCGTGTTCACGGCCAACGTGTTCGCACTGATGGGCCTGCGCCAGCTGTATTTCCTGCTCGGCGGCCTGCTCGAGCGCCTCGAGTACCTCAAGTACGGCATCGCGTTCATCCTGTTCTTCATCGGCGTCAAGCTCGTCTTCCACGCCCTGCACACCAACGAGGTCCCGTTCCTCAATGGGGGAGAAGGCTTCGAGTGGGCGCCGGAGATCGACACCTGGACCTCGCTCGCCGTGATCATCGTGTCGATGGCCGTTGCGACCATCGCCAGCCTGCTGAAGACCCACAGGGACACCCGCAGGGAGAACGCCGCGAAATCCGGCGAACTCACCGGCCCCACGGGCGAATAA
- a CDS encoding DoxX family protein, which translates to MASTTTRGAAVTAPAATTGTTLLQRRTLAVLRLATGFIFLWAFLDKTFGLGFSTPTENSWLNGGTPAQGFLNSPGVTGPLQPFFVGIASPLVDFLFMLGMIAVGLAVMLGVGLRISAVAGSLIMVFMYLAEWPFTAGAASTNPLVDYHIIYALALIVVAVFAAGDTWGFGKTWKALPIVQKYTWLV; encoded by the coding sequence ATGGCCAGCACCACCACCCGCGGGGCCGCGGTCACCGCTCCCGCCGCGACGACCGGCACCACCCTGCTCCAGCGTCGCACCCTCGCGGTGCTGCGTCTGGCCACAGGATTCATCTTCCTGTGGGCCTTCCTCGACAAGACGTTCGGCCTGGGCTTCTCCACTCCCACCGAGAACTCGTGGCTGAACGGCGGAACCCCGGCCCAGGGCTTCCTCAACAGTCCCGGCGTCACCGGACCGCTGCAGCCGTTCTTCGTCGGCATCGCCAGCCCGCTCGTCGACTTCCTGTTCATGCTCGGCATGATCGCCGTCGGCCTGGCCGTGATGCTCGGTGTGGGTCTGCGCATCAGCGCCGTCGCCGGCAGCCTCATCATGGTGTTCATGTACCTCGCGGAATGGCCCTTCACCGCCGGCGCCGCATCGACCAACCCGCTCGTCGACTACCACATCATCTACGCGCTCGCCCTGATCGTCGTCGCGGTCTTTGCCGCCGGGGACACCTGGGGCTTCGGTAAGACCTGGAAGGCCCTGCCGATCGTGCAGAAGTACACCTGGCTGGTCTAG
- a CDS encoding MBL fold metallo-hydrolase codes for MKLTKLEHAALVLEASGQKLFIDPGSFTTALTETANAAAVVITHEHPDHWTPEQLGRVIAMNPGVPIYGPAGVAAAAGDIPVTVVAEGDTVTAGPFTLRFFGEKHAVIHSSIPVIDNVGVLVNDELFYPGDAFTIPDGIDVQTLAVPAGAPWLKISEVIDYVLAVKPRRSFPTHEMGLSRSGKDLSNSRIKAATEQNGGTFFPLEPHESLDL; via the coding sequence ATGAAGTTGACCAAACTGGAGCACGCCGCACTCGTCCTCGAAGCCTCAGGGCAAAAGCTGTTCATCGACCCCGGATCGTTCACCACCGCGCTCACCGAGACCGCGAATGCGGCCGCGGTGGTCATTACGCACGAGCACCCCGATCACTGGACCCCCGAGCAATTGGGCCGGGTGATCGCCATGAACCCCGGCGTGCCGATCTACGGACCCGCCGGCGTGGCCGCCGCGGCCGGTGACATCCCCGTGACCGTCGTCGCCGAGGGCGACACCGTGACGGCCGGGCCGTTCACCCTGCGGTTCTTTGGCGAGAAGCACGCCGTGATCCACTCGTCGATCCCCGTGATCGACAATGTGGGGGTGCTCGTTAACGACGAGTTGTTCTACCCGGGCGACGCGTTCACGATTCCCGACGGCATCGACGTGCAGACCCTGGCCGTGCCGGCCGGTGCTCCGTGGCTGAAGATCAGTGAGGTCATCGACTACGTGCTCGCGGTCAAGCCGCGCCGCAGTTTCCCCACTCACGAGATGGGCCTGTCACGCAGTGGCAAGGACCTGTCGAATTCCCGGATCAAGGCCGCCACCGAACAGAACGGCGGCACCTTCTTCCCGCTCGAACCACACGAGTCGCTCGACCTGTAA
- a CDS encoding YciI family protein, which translates to MRFSLLIIKAETREGDISEEELAPFRELFDAYAASLQESGALVAADIFRPAAESTTVTLRGGSREVRDGPFIDAVETLSGCFVIDVPNRATALGWAEKCPAALYGVVEVRRAALAFRDGRWRGEP; encoded by the coding sequence ATGCGTTTCTCGTTGCTCATCATCAAGGCCGAGACCAGGGAGGGCGACATCTCCGAGGAGGAGCTGGCGCCGTTCCGGGAACTCTTCGACGCGTATGCGGCCTCGCTGCAAGAGTCCGGTGCGCTGGTGGCGGCGGACATCTTCCGGCCCGCAGCCGAGTCCACCACCGTTACGCTCCGCGGCGGCAGCCGGGAGGTGCGCGACGGACCTTTCATCGACGCCGTCGAGACCCTCTCGGGCTGCTTCGTGATCGACGTGCCGAACCGGGCCACAGCGCTGGGCTGGGCGGAGAAATGCCCGGCCGCTCTGTACGGCGTGGTCGAGGTGCGCCGGGCGGCCCTGGCGTTCCGCGATGGACGCTGGCGCGGCGAGCCCTGA
- a CDS encoding phosphoribosyltransferase family protein, whose product MALFTDRADAGRQLAHILTGFRGQNIVVLGLPRGGVPVAAEVAKALDAPLDVIIVRKLGLPFDLEVAMGAIGENGVRVFNPRVLALAEVTGAQIQAVERRERIVLEARAAELRCVRPPLNLAGRTAVIVDDGVATGSTARAACRVARHLGAARVVLAVPVIAAQAESELRQPAGTAADEVIAVATPFGFAAVGQYYRRFDAVGEAEVSALLTAAAERRSDTT is encoded by the coding sequence ATGGCGCTCTTCACCGATCGAGCGGATGCCGGCCGCCAGCTGGCACACATCCTCACGGGCTTTCGGGGCCAGAACATCGTGGTGCTCGGCCTGCCACGCGGGGGAGTGCCGGTTGCAGCGGAGGTGGCGAAGGCACTGGATGCGCCGCTGGACGTGATCATCGTGCGCAAACTCGGTCTTCCGTTCGACCTCGAGGTGGCTATGGGCGCGATCGGCGAGAACGGGGTGCGGGTGTTCAACCCGCGCGTGCTGGCGCTCGCCGAGGTCACCGGCGCCCAGATTCAGGCTGTCGAACGCCGGGAGCGAATCGTGCTCGAGGCGAGGGCGGCTGAGTTGCGGTGCGTTCGCCCGCCCCTGAATCTGGCCGGCCGCACGGCCGTCATCGTGGACGACGGGGTGGCCACCGGGTCCACGGCTCGAGCAGCGTGCCGGGTCGCCCGGCATCTCGGTGCCGCCCGGGTGGTGCTGGCGGTGCCCGTCATCGCGGCGCAGGCCGAGTCGGAGCTCAGACAGCCCGCGGGCACGGCCGCAGACGAGGTTATCGCGGTTGCGACGCCCTTCGGCTTCGCGGCCGTCGGGCAGTACTACCGGCGATTCGACGCCGTCGGGGAGGCGGAGGTGTCGGCTCTGCTCACGGCGGCGGCGGAGCGTCGCTCCGACACCACCTGA
- a CDS encoding phosphoribosyltransferase family protein: MVLFSDRVDAGRQLAGQLLELRGQDVVVLGIPRGGVPVAFEVAAALAAPLDVIVVRKLGVPFQPELAMGAIGEGGEELVDESIVALTGVTDAEVQAVETRERAHLDARVARLRPGRDRISLQGRIAVIVDDGVATGATAQVACDVARRLGAERVILAVPVIAASTLGTLTGADDVVYVAAPEAFWAVGQFYTDFSATDDAEVVRLLDEAARRLTGDVAPPAPDTDADADADIEVEIPLAEVTLRGHLHLPASPTGVVLFAHGSGSSRHSPRNQYVADVLYGAGLGTLLFDLLTPQEELDRGNVFDIELLGRRLTEVTHWVSDRADAAGSHIGYFGASTGAAAALWAAGDPGVTIAAVVSRGGRPDLAGARLPQVTSPTLLIVGGADTDVLELNRDAQRLLRCENRVAVVPGATHLFEEPGTLGAAAELAADWFARFLLPPDVEAPA; the protein is encoded by the coding sequence GTGGTGCTCTTCTCTGATCGTGTCGACGCCGGCCGGCAGCTGGCGGGCCAACTCCTCGAGCTGCGTGGACAGGACGTTGTGGTGCTGGGCATTCCCCGAGGGGGAGTGCCGGTCGCCTTCGAGGTCGCCGCCGCGCTCGCGGCCCCGCTCGACGTGATCGTGGTGCGCAAGCTGGGCGTGCCCTTTCAACCCGAACTCGCGATGGGCGCCATCGGCGAGGGAGGCGAAGAACTCGTCGACGAGTCGATCGTGGCGCTCACCGGGGTCACGGATGCGGAGGTGCAGGCGGTCGAGACCCGCGAACGTGCCCACCTGGATGCCCGGGTGGCCCGGTTGCGGCCGGGTCGTGACCGGATTTCCCTGCAGGGGCGCATCGCGGTAATCGTTGACGACGGCGTGGCCACCGGTGCCACGGCGCAGGTGGCCTGTGATGTGGCCAGGCGGCTCGGCGCCGAGAGGGTGATCCTCGCGGTGCCCGTGATCGCCGCCAGCACCCTGGGTACACTCACCGGCGCCGACGACGTCGTCTACGTCGCTGCGCCGGAAGCCTTCTGGGCGGTCGGGCAGTTCTACACCGATTTTTCCGCCACCGACGACGCCGAGGTCGTGCGCCTGCTCGACGAGGCCGCGCGGCGGCTGACCGGAGACGTCGCTCCGCCGGCGCCGGACACCGATGCCGATGCCGATGCCGATATCGAGGTTGAGATTCCTCTCGCCGAGGTGACGTTGCGCGGGCACCTGCACCTGCCGGCATCGCCGACCGGGGTGGTGCTCTTCGCCCACGGCAGCGGCAGCAGCCGGCACAGCCCCCGCAATCAGTATGTGGCCGACGTGCTGTACGGGGCGGGGCTGGGCACGTTGCTGTTCGACCTGCTCACGCCGCAGGAGGAATTGGACCGCGGCAACGTCTTCGACATCGAGTTGCTCGGGCGGCGTTTGACCGAGGTCACCCACTGGGTGTCGGACCGCGCGGACGCGGCTGGAAGCCACATCGGCTACTTCGGCGCCAGTACCGGAGCCGCCGCGGCCCTCTGGGCGGCCGGCGACCCCGGTGTGACGATCGCCGCCGTCGTGTCCCGTGGTGGCCGGCCCGATCTGGCCGGCGCCAGGTTGCCGCAGGTGACCTCGCCCACACTGCTCATCGTTGGCGGTGCCGACACCGACGTGCTGGAGCTCAACCGCGACGCGCAGAGACTCCTGCGCTGCGAGAACCGGGTGGCCGTCGTGCCCGGGGCCACCCACCTCTTCGAGGAGCCGGGCACGCTGGGCGCCGCCGCCGAGTTGGCCGCAGACTGGTTCGCCCGCTTCCTGCTGCCGCCAGACGTCGAGGCGCCGGCGTAA
- a CDS encoding DUF6325 family protein, whose amino-acid sequence MVETSLDALGPVDFLIVEFPEGQSTFSGEMAEELVRLTDSGTIRLIDAVILAKDHQGGIEAMELSDVGDLGALQTLEAELAELLAEEDIVNLAAAMDPGSIAGVLVYENLWAAPFASAARRAGGQLIANGRIPVQAIIASIDADEAPEPRDTPETPGG is encoded by the coding sequence ATGGTTGAGACTTCTCTCGACGCCCTGGGCCCCGTCGACTTTCTCATCGTGGAGTTTCCCGAGGGACAATCGACGTTCTCGGGCGAGATGGCCGAGGAGCTGGTGAGGCTCACCGACTCGGGAACCATCCGCCTCATCGACGCCGTCATCCTCGCCAAGGATCACCAGGGCGGCATTGAGGCGATGGAACTCTCCGACGTCGGAGACCTCGGCGCGCTGCAGACGCTCGAAGCCGAACTGGCAGAGCTGCTCGCCGAGGAGGACATCGTGAACCTCGCCGCGGCGATGGACCCCGGAAGCATTGCCGGTGTGCTCGTCTACGAGAACCTGTGGGCCGCGCCCTTCGCGTCTGCGGCGCGGCGCGCCGGGGGCCAACTGATCGCGAATGGACGAATCCCCGTTCAGGCCATCATCGCCTCCATCGACGCCGATGAGGCACCAGAGCCGCGAGACACACCCGAGACACCAGGAGGATGA
- a CDS encoding patatin-like phospholipase family protein, with the protein MNDSLTRDSEPTSPDACPSRTALVLGGGGSTGNAWLIGVVAGLVEAGLDVTEADLIVGTSAGSTAAAQITGASPTQLLADILAATPPAPTRPDRSGRGPAPTRSATDHLERTSALIAAAEDAAAMRCRMGAAALDLAAELDDSVQTRWRATVATRLPSQLWPRRRVLITAVDARTGEPVVFDRHSWVDLVDAVAASCASGFAYRIGDAWYIDGGYRSNADNADLAAGYARVLVLSPFGGRSLTPVRWGLHLATQADELRAGGSRVETVFPDSSSEHLFGANAMNPSLRPPAARVGYDHGRALAERLAEFWR; encoded by the coding sequence ATGAATGATTCCCTCACGCGCGACTCGGAGCCGACATCCCCGGACGCTTGCCCATCCCGCACGGCGTTGGTGCTCGGCGGTGGCGGGTCGACGGGCAACGCCTGGTTGATCGGCGTCGTGGCCGGCCTGGTCGAGGCCGGGTTGGATGTGACAGAGGCCGATCTGATCGTCGGCACCTCCGCCGGATCCACCGCAGCGGCCCAGATCACCGGCGCGAGCCCCACCCAGCTGCTGGCCGACATCCTCGCCGCCACACCCCCGGCGCCGACGCGACCGGACCGATCCGGCCGAGGACCTGCGCCGACCAGGTCCGCGACCGACCACCTGGAGCGTACGAGCGCACTCATCGCCGCCGCCGAGGATGCGGCCGCCATGCGCTGCAGAATGGGTGCGGCAGCCCTCGACTTGGCGGCGGAGTTGGACGACTCCGTGCAGACGCGGTGGCGCGCGACCGTCGCGACCAGACTGCCCAGCCAACTCTGGCCACGGCGGCGGGTGCTCATCACTGCGGTCGATGCCCGAACCGGAGAACCGGTTGTGTTCGACCGTCACAGCTGGGTCGACTTGGTCGACGCCGTGGCCGCCAGCTGTGCCAGCGGATTCGCCTACCGCATCGGCGATGCCTGGTACATCGACGGCGGCTATCGGTCTAACGCCGACAATGCCGATCTGGCAGCCGGATACGCGCGGGTGCTCGTGCTGTCACCCTTCGGTGGCCGATCTCTCACGCCGGTGCGCTGGGGCCTGCATCTCGCAACGCAGGCCGATGAGCTACGTGCCGGCGGCAGCAGAGTGGAAACGGTCTTCCCCGACAGCAGCTCCGAGCACCTGTTCGGCGCCAATGCGATGAATCCGTCGCTCCGTCCGCCCGCCGCACGGGTCGGGTACGACCACGGCAGGGCGCTCGCCGAGCGGCTTGCGGAATTCTGGCGCTGA
- a CDS encoding SDR family oxidoreductase, whose translation MDLQLRGRVVLVVGGTGFIGSAIVDRARAEGATVVVASRTANVGIVLDAADQRSVDDGIAKTVADHGRLDAVVVAAAPAAHTLDPSRNSDPAQVAEAFDGKALAFLRVANAAIPVMLAAGYGRIVGISGQNAFITGNVTGAVRNAALNITAKNLADEIAGSGVTINTVNPALVTEEPATVVADGRGGESSPAQIADLVAFLISPLSAVSGESIAVGHRIRGVL comes from the coding sequence ATGGATCTTCAGTTGCGTGGCCGGGTCGTTCTCGTCGTGGGCGGGACGGGCTTCATCGGGTCCGCCATCGTCGATCGAGCCCGCGCCGAGGGCGCCACGGTCGTTGTGGCATCGCGCACCGCGAACGTGGGAATCGTCCTGGATGCCGCCGACCAGAGGTCGGTCGACGACGGCATCGCGAAGACTGTCGCGGATCACGGTCGGCTCGATGCCGTGGTCGTCGCCGCAGCCCCCGCAGCGCATACTCTCGACCCGTCACGCAACAGCGACCCGGCGCAGGTCGCGGAAGCGTTCGATGGTAAGGCACTCGCCTTCCTCAGAGTCGCGAACGCGGCCATCCCGGTCATGCTCGCTGCCGGATACGGGCGCATTGTGGGCATCAGCGGACAGAACGCCTTCATTACCGGCAATGTCACCGGGGCCGTGCGCAATGCCGCGCTCAACATCACCGCGAAAAACCTTGCCGACGAGATCGCCGGGTCAGGGGTCACGATCAACACCGTCAATCCGGCGCTCGTGACAGAGGAGCCGGCAACCGTCGTGGCCGATGGCCGCGGCGGAGAGTCATCGCCAGCTCAGATCGCCGACCTCGTGGCCTTCCTCATTTCGCCCCTGTCCGCAGTATCCGGGGAGTCAATCGCCGTCGGACACCGGATACGCGGCGTTCTCTGA
- a CDS encoding alpha/beta hydrolase, which yields MKLGTEDHMSGTTTGTKTGVARTHSRARKVWLVIGANVAVVAVAAVTTFAIFKHSVDSYVDPWIQKVADAGYEQKTAQVNDVNLSYVEGPDNGPPLVLLHAQLMDWFDYSRVMPDLAHDYHVFVVDYQGHGATTYPDDYPMTANQIGADLGAFMDREIGEPAFVSGNSSDGLLTTWLAANRPDIVRAAVLEDPPLFASEYPEIKNTVAIKAFKSSYDVASSETGNEDFLVYWLDYNSAFFDKNVFPGSATVIKYFTTSYREANPGEPVELNFIPDETIRLLMRGLEEYDPRFGAAFYDGSWNEGFDHAEALQKITAPTLLIHANFSTTDDGLLNGAMDQDEADQAMSLLSDGTYKRVDSEHVVHLDQPTEYVSILNDFFLDGSK from the coding sequence ATGAAATTGGGAACCGAGGACCACATGTCAGGCACGACCACTGGAACGAAGACCGGCGTGGCCCGAACGCATTCGAGGGCGAGGAAGGTCTGGCTCGTGATCGGCGCCAACGTCGCAGTGGTCGCGGTGGCGGCGGTGACGACGTTCGCCATCTTCAAGCACTCCGTCGACAGCTACGTCGACCCGTGGATCCAGAAGGTTGCCGACGCCGGTTACGAGCAGAAGACCGCGCAGGTCAACGACGTCAACTTAAGCTACGTGGAGGGCCCCGACAACGGCCCACCCCTCGTACTTCTGCACGCGCAGTTGATGGACTGGTTCGACTACAGCCGCGTCATGCCGGATCTCGCGCATGACTACCACGTCTTCGTCGTCGACTACCAGGGCCACGGCGCGACGACCTACCCCGACGACTATCCGATGACAGCGAACCAGATCGGCGCCGATCTGGGCGCGTTCATGGATCGGGAGATCGGCGAACCGGCCTTCGTCAGCGGCAACTCCTCCGACGGGCTCCTCACGACCTGGCTGGCAGCCAACCGGCCCGACATCGTCAGGGCAGCCGTACTCGAGGACCCGCCCCTGTTCGCCTCCGAATACCCCGAGATCAAGAACACCGTGGCGATCAAGGCGTTCAAGAGCAGCTACGACGTCGCCAGCAGCGAAACCGGCAACGAGGACTTCCTCGTGTACTGGCTCGACTACAACTCCGCATTCTTCGACAAGAACGTGTTTCCTGGCTCCGCGACGGTGATCAAATACTTCACCACGTCCTACCGCGAGGCGAATCCGGGCGAACCCGTCGAGCTCAACTTCATCCCCGACGAGACCATTCGTCTGCTCATGCGCGGACTCGAAGAATACGACCCGCGATTCGGTGCCGCGTTCTACGACGGATCGTGGAACGAAGGCTTCGATCACGCCGAAGCACTGCAGAAAATCACGGCACCGACCCTGCTCATCCACGCAAACTTCTCGACAACTGACGACGGACTACTGAACGGGGCGATGGATCAGGACGAAGCGGACCAGGCGATGTCGCTGCTTTCGGACGGAACGTACAAGCGGGTCGACTCAGAACACGTCGTGCACCTCGACCAGCCCACCGAGTACGTGAGCATCCTCAACGACTTCTTCCTCGACGGCTCCAAGTGA
- a CDS encoding glycosyltransferase, with amino-acid sequence MNRPIRVLSLYEGFFAGGARILHTDLIAGLHSGAGQRHSVLSIASAARRESTIQHLHNDPRYLRLTQSGVEVATLGRLGGLDAPAPATFTERQLRIAANAVRQADMILSLKEQPIGLLLALRERGLMPDIPVAACLHRSDPRHSGPALSWLSEAASNGLLTAEISCAQSTSDAYRPFLAPTTARFVIGNGIDTDRFRPGTDDEQASTRRRFGIPAAAPVVVFAARFDAMKDPGLFLRSAALLSQQRPETHFLVCGAGMTVENDAFRTLVQDSGVTAATNLHALGIRDDMPAIYQIADIVALTSAFGEASPLCLLEGAASGATPVTTDVGDSAVTVNGIGFVTTHDPATIAATWDAVLDQRPELRNQSLSARARFGRQRMIAEYSAVVSGLLGSNRAAA; translated from the coding sequence ATGAACCGTCCTATTCGAGTCCTGTCGCTCTATGAAGGTTTCTTCGCCGGCGGCGCCCGCATCCTGCATACCGATCTCATCGCCGGGCTACACAGCGGGGCCGGCCAACGGCATAGCGTCCTATCCATCGCATCGGCCGCCCGCCGCGAATCAACCATTCAGCACCTGCACAATGACCCGCGTTATCTCCGCCTCACCCAGTCGGGCGTCGAGGTGGCGACGCTGGGGCGACTTGGCGGGCTGGACGCACCTGCACCGGCCACGTTCACCGAGCGCCAGCTGCGCATCGCCGCGAACGCGGTCCGGCAAGCGGACATGATCTTGTCGCTGAAGGAGCAGCCGATCGGGCTGCTGCTCGCGTTGCGTGAGCGCGGCTTGATGCCTGACATTCCCGTTGCCGCGTGTCTCCATCGCTCCGACCCGAGGCACTCGGGGCCGGCCCTGTCCTGGCTCAGCGAAGCAGCCTCGAACGGCCTGTTGACGGCGGAGATCTCGTGCGCCCAGTCGACCAGCGACGCCTACAGACCATTTCTGGCGCCGACGACAGCACGATTCGTCATCGGCAACGGCATCGACACAGATCGCTTCCGCCCCGGCACGGACGACGAGCAAGCCTCGACGCGGCGGCGGTTCGGGATACCAGCGGCAGCACCCGTCGTGGTGTTCGCCGCCCGGTTCGACGCCATGAAGGATCCCGGCCTGTTCTTGCGTTCCGCCGCCCTGCTTTCCCAGCAGCGGCCCGAGACGCACTTCCTCGTCTGCGGCGCAGGGATGACCGTGGAGAACGACGCATTTCGTACCCTGGTTCAGGACTCGGGTGTCACCGCTGCGACAAATCTCCACGCGCTCGGCATCCGCGATGACATGCCGGCGATCTACCAGATCGCCGACATCGTCGCGCTCACCAGTGCCTTCGGCGAAGCATCACCCCTGTGCCTCCTCGAAGGCGCGGCGTCCGGTGCGACGCCGGTCACCACGGATGTCGGCGACTCCGCTGTCACGGTGAACGGCATTGGATTCGTCACGACGCACGACCCGGCCACTATCGCCGCAACGTGGGATGCTGTCCTCGACCAGAGACCAGAGCTTCGAAACCAGAGCCTGTCTGCTCGGGCGCGCTTCGGGCGCCAACGCATGATTGCCGAGTACTCAGCCGTCGTGAGCGGCCTCCTCGGGAGCAATCGGGCCGCGGCCTGA
- a CDS encoding response regulator transcription factor, with protein sequence MIAEGKARARLLLIEDDAKLGPLITQVLTENYEVTLVADGAEGLSAGLLGDFEVMVIDRRLPSLDGLSVVTALRRKLVTTPILLLTALGTTRDKVDGLDSGANDYLVKPFEFDELLARLRAIRRVFTGEGRTLVVGGWAYYPDSRTIYSPYDGRILLTAKENDLLKLLAEAPNRTFSRQQILNAVFNADDTAGTVDTYVHYLRRKTETDIVLTVRGQGYRLGQP encoded by the coding sequence ATGATCGCTGAGGGCAAAGCCCGCGCTCGACTGCTCCTGATCGAGGACGACGCAAAGCTTGGGCCGCTGATCACGCAGGTGCTGACCGAGAACTATGAGGTCACCTTGGTGGCCGACGGTGCCGAGGGGCTCTCCGCCGGACTGCTGGGCGACTTCGAGGTCATGGTCATCGATCGACGGTTGCCGTCGTTGGATGGGCTGAGCGTCGTTACTGCTCTTCGCCGCAAGCTGGTCACCACCCCTATCCTGTTGCTCACCGCACTCGGTACGACCAGGGACAAAGTGGACGGTCTTGATTCCGGCGCGAATGACTACCTGGTCAAACCGTTTGAGTTCGACGAGCTCCTGGCCCGGCTGCGCGCCATCCGTCGGGTCTTCACGGGCGAGGGACGCACCCTGGTCGTGGGCGGGTGGGCGTATTACCCTGACAGCCGCACCATCTATTCGCCGTACGACGGCCGTATTCTGCTCACGGCCAAAGAGAATGACTTGCTCAAGCTTCTCGCCGAGGCCCCAAACCGCACATTCAGCCGTCAGCAGATCCTTAACGCAGTGTTCAACGCTGACGACACCGCCGGCACTGTCGATACCTACGTGCATTACCTTCGACGCAAGACCGAAACTGACATCGTCCTCACCGTGCGCGGGCAGGGCTACCGGCTGGGACAGCCGTGA